GCGCAAGTTCCTCGTGGAGAGCTACAAGGACCAGAACATCTATCTGCTCTGTAAGCTCCTCACCTGCCTTGTTTCTCCATCTCATTTACAACTAGGCCTATAAGGGCCGTACTGACCACTCTTTCTGCAGTGGCAAACCTGAAGAGAACCCTGCAGCGGTGTAAGATGATGGGCTGGATGGAGCAGATCACTGGTCATGGGCTCAGTGGGACCTACCAACTCAGCTACCCTTATTACCCCAGGTACACGCACGCTACCAACTCAGCTACCCTTATTACCCCAGGTACACCCACGCTACCAACTCAGCTACCCTTATTACCCCAGGTACACGCACGCTACCAACTCAGCTACCCTTATTACCCCAGGTACACGCACACTACCAACTCAGCTACCCTTATTACCCCAGGTACACGTACGCTACCAACTCAGCTACCCTTATTACCCCAGGTACACGTACGCTACCAACTCAGCTACCCTTATTACCCCAGGTACACCCACGCTACCAACTCAGCTACCCTTATTACCCCAGGTACACGCACGCTACCAACTCAGCTACCCTTATTACCCCAGGTACACGTACGCTACCAACTCAGCTACCCTTATTACCCCAGGTACACGCACGCTACCAACTCAGCTACCCTTATTACCCCAGGTACACGCACGCTACCAACTCAGCTACCCTTATTACCCCAGGTACACGCACGCTACCAACTCAGCTACCCTTATTACCCCAGGTACACGTACGCTACCAACTCAGCTACCCTTATTACCCCAGGTACACCCACGCTACCAACTCAGCTACCCTTATTACCCCAGGTACACGTACGCTACCAACTCAGCTACCCTTATTACCCCAGGTACACGCACGCTACCGACTCAGCTACCCTTATTACCCCAGGTACAGGCACGCTACCGACTCAGCTACCCTTATTACCCCAGGTACAGGCACACTACCGACTCGGCTACCCTTATTACCCCATGTGCGCGCGTTACCGACTCGGCTACCCTTATTACCCCATGTGCGCGCGTTACCGACTCGTCTAGCCTTATTACCCCATGTGCGCGCGTTACCGACTCGGCTACCCTTATTACCCCATGTGTGCGCGTTACCGACTCGGCTACCCTTATTACCCCATGTGCGCGCGTTACCGACTCGGCTACCCTTATTACCCCATGTGCGCGCACGCTACCGACTCGGCTACCCTTATTACACCAGGTACATGCCCTTCCTTGAGTCCTTGAGTGACTAATATGACATCCCATGTCGCAGGATTTTAGGGAGATGTTGGACGATGCTCAGTTACTCACTTAATTGGTGTAAAGCTGGCAAACAAACTTTGAATTCATTGTCTGAATCTGCTGGAGTTTGATTATTGTTCCACGGTCCTTTAAGCAATTGCAAAATTgtgaaaatgatgaaaatgatttgtggagggggaggattgtaatttgtgcacatgtgtttgtgcaagCGTGTTGACACTACATGTCATAAATGCTTCTATGTCCCTTTGTAGTCCAGGGGTGCTGATTCCAGAAATGATGGAAAAACTCAAACAGAAAGAGGCAAAAAAGCTCCAGCAGCAGAAGAGGAGAACCCAGCAGGCATCTGACAGCGAGGAAGAgtctgatgaagatgaggaggaagactcTGAGGACGAGGAGCCCCCCCCTCCTAAGAGGTTCGGTGAATTGGTGGCCAAATTCACCTATGAAGCTGCGTTATTTTTTACAAATGATTGTTATAGCTAGATAGCAGCATACATGTGATATGCATCAATGCCGAGACATGCGTAGAAACGTTTGAATTCAGCAGGTCAAATAAAATCTGTTGTTGCTGCGAAAAGAAGGCCTTGGAGAGGacatgtttttttggttttttttttttaaataataattcctctctttgtttttctctacaCAGAGCTCAGAAAAGGCCTGCACCGAAAGGGCGTCAGCCCCCACCCAGAAAGAAAGCCAAGCCTAGCAGTAGAAAGCCAGCCCGAGCCAAGAAGCCTGCTGCGCCGTCCAGGAAGCTCCCTGCAGCAGCTGCCAAAGCAGCAGCAGCGTCCAGGAAGGCGCCACCACCCCCTAAAGCCACGCCCATTAAGAAAGCACCACCCCCTAAAGCCACGCCTGTCAAGAAAGCACCACCCGCTAAAGCCACACCCGTCAAGAAAGCGCCACCCGCTAAACCCACACCCGTCAAAAAAGCTGCACCCGCCCGCACGCCTAAAACCCCTGTTGTCAAAAAGATGACCAGCAGGGTATCCAAGCGATCGCCGCCAAAGAAGTCACCGGCTAAGAAGCAGGCGGCGCCTTCTGCCGTGAAGTCTAAGACTGCGTCGCGAAAGTCTCTCCGGGCTAAGAAATGAGCTCAGGGTCAGAGGCGGGCGAATGGTCGACTGTAGCTCCTCagactgcagtgttttttggaTTCGTTTACGGGCGTTTTATTTGAGTAGTTCATTGTTCTCTCATTAGATGAAAATCAAGTGACTTTCCCCTTACAGTCAGTCTACTGTAGTCCTCCCAGGCATCTCTAGGTTATCTTGTTTTTTATGACAAAGGTGTTGAGTGCTGAAAATActttgtttgcattgttttggtTGCACCTTTTAGAAATCTGTTGTTAGATGGTGCCATCCTAATCTCTTGACCATGCAAAGAGATGATTTCCAACTCAGTCATCTTGGTATAGAGACCTAAATTTCAGTTATCATAGTCTATGTTCATTCAGGTTCATATTTCAAAGTGTTTGAGAAAAGTCTCCATGGCAGTGTTCACATTGTTATATCTATATTTCTTAAAGAAGATTTATGTCATTTTGTGAAATTACATAGAAATGTAAGAAAATAGCAGTGATTTGGTTGGCTCCTTTTGTGTGTTAAACTGAAGATGGTAGATAATGTTACTGATGACCGTGCCTAGCTTTTTGCAGACAGAGTATGCCTAAATCGGCCAAGAAGAAATTGGGCCGATAGGCCATTCATGCAGGAGACAAACtctttttagttttcatttttgcttttgtttacagTATAATCTGAAGgttgatgttttaaataattctccTTTTGTGCAGTTAGAGAAAAATTAAGGACAACTTtccaaaataaaaagacaacagAATACTATATGACCCCCAGTAACCCAGAGGTACAGTCAGGGAATTTGACTTCATGTGATGAGCACTACACATGACCTGCATGTATGTAACTGATATGCTTTTCTGTAGTCCTTAATAAAGTGACTATATTTGTACTCTGAAAcgtttgtcttttatgtttgaTTGTCATGGGGAATCCACATGGAACCAAAGGCCCAGCCATATTAGAAACATACCGTACGGGGTGCCGGGGCAACATTTAGATTAATTACAGTCTAGATGGTGCAGTGTGATTGATGCAAGGTGCCCCACAGAGGTGGAATTCGAACTCTTGGGAAACCTCCCCACCCAGCACCGGATCACCTATCATTCGTATGTGGGAAGTTCAGCCTGTCCTGGATCATTTGAGTCGGGGTGCATTACACTTAAAACTTGGCTTTAACGGACCGTCGCTTTGCTTCTCAGCAAAGAGCGTGCCCACGCTGACCCCGGGGTTGGGGTAAAGGTATGCGCGGGAGGAACGCGCTCGTGTTTTTACAGGCTGCTCTCGGCAGGTGAGGGGCGTGGTCACGACGATAAGGTGAGGCAGACCTGCGCGACGGGGTGTGCGTCTCCGGTTGGGGCTTCAAACGCCGTGTTGAATGGCCTGCTGGTCGCAGTGAGAGCTCGACTGATCGATTGTAAGTGGTggtgtttagtttagtttaggtTGTTCTGTTGACGGTGAGACGCAGTTGGAAACTGCGCACATGTTCTGTTCCCCGAGCTCTGAAATGGGTCGGCAGGATAATTCCTGATGAATTTGTCAGGGAAATGATGTGGGCTAATCAGATGGCGCTTTACTCGTCGAAGAGAGTGAGCGTTTGGGATTCCTGCCCGAACTCGTCTGCAGTTCCGAAGCGTTGGCGGAGGAAGTCTATCTGAATAACCACAGTTGACGCCTAAAAACGCTTAAAACGGCGGCAGACAACATGCGTTTAATTGGAAGGTTACTTAAAGACTTTGCTCAAGTCTTGGTTTTTCCACTCTAacgttttatttaaatgttaaaaagcaAAACTCGAGATTTCATGGTGTTTTGTACGGAATGATGTCTTATAgtgaagtataatatataataaactataataaaaatactttaaaatattttagcataACAGTAGAAAATGAGTATACGGTTGCGGTAAACCATATTCAGTAGTTTATAACTGCGATTACTTGAGCTTTTGTTTCGGCTTCAGCTAAGAGCACTGTAGGCGATTTCAGGTGCGTTGAGGCTGTGAACTAAACCTCGCAGAATTCCTCCCGAGTTGGCGGAGCAACTTGATCTGTGAGCTTTCCTATTAAAACTCCTgcggagagagacggagacgaAGCAAGAAATGACTGTGCTCCTTACGTTTTGACAGTAGTTCCCAAGCCTCAAGCCAGCAGGTCAAACTAACAACATGGGCGAGACACCAGCCAGAGAGGATGGAACTGTCACGAGGTCTGCGGAGGTAGTTTCAAAATTCCAGTTTGTCACGCACAGATTTTTAGATTCCCTGTaggcatatttatttttgttttattattgtgtgcatgtgcatgccttTTAACAGTTTTGGAGTACTGTGACATTTCTCAGTGCTTTGCTAGAGACCTGAACAGTTATGGATTCTCTTATTTTCTGTAGTACGTTGGCTCATTTCCTGTTGATGACTGCTGTTTGGATGATCAGATGCAACAACTACACATGCAGCTGAAATCTCTGACGGTAATTGTGGTGTAACGGGCACACACATCCCTACAcaatgagcgtgtgtgtgtgtgttctgttcagttgtgtgtgtgcgcgcgccttcGGTTACACTGTGTTCCACTGGTCTGTGCAGAACTCCAAACGAAGGCGATCCGTCTCCCTGAAGTTCTCCGTCAAAGGCGTGAAGGTGTACAACGAGGATGAGACGGTACGTTCTCTCGCCGCCATCGCAAACGGTTCCCTGCCCGCGATGGCCATCAGTGGTCCTAATGGCCTGTGTCTGTTCAGACTCTTCTGATGGCCCATGCCCTGCGCAGAGTCTCCCTCTCCATTGCTCGCCCCTCCGATGCCCAGTTCGCCTTTGTCGCCCACAACCCTGGAAGTCCCGACGCCCAACTCTACTGTCACCTCTTCAAGGCCCGGCATGCCAGAGCGGTACGTGAACACGTGACTAGGCCCCACATCTTTACCTGCTGGCTACTGTGAAATGTAATTGTGtggcttttacattttttacttcaCTCCCCATCCAAGGCCCAGTTCCTGAACCTGCTGCTATGCCGCTGCTTCCAGCTGTTTTATCTGGACAAACATCCGGAAGACGCGCAGGTGGACTCGTCCATGAGGAAGCCCACGTGCGCTCCTTCCCTACTCAACCACGGCTTCCCGCTCAGCGTCAGTGCCCTTGTGTCCTTTCGCCGGGCACCTAACCAGGGCTTGCTGCTCCCGGAGCCAAAGGTCAAAAacctctgcaaaaaaaaaaaaaaaaaaatactttgctCTCTACAAAATACAACATGACTTCTTGAACTTGGCAAAACAACGCTGTCAATGAGTGTCCCAGTTCtgtgatttaatgttttaaaaaatgctgagAAATGTTTGACCACTGACAGGCTTTGGACTCTCTCATCCATTCCAGCACCTTTTACTTAAAACAGCACTAAAATTTCTTAacttaatgttttgtttgtttgttttttttctgtgttagATGCATGGTTATGGGTTTGGTGATGCttataattttaaaatctgATGGAACTTGTGATTCAGGTCCCTCCTCATCCCAGCACAGACGTCATTAGCGGTCCAGAGGACGTCTTCCCAATCTCACCTACGCTTGTACGTAAGAAGGCCATGAGAGACAAAGTGCTGCGTTCAGGGGCCTATCGCTCCTTCACCTGTACGCCATTAAAACAGCGCCACCTGCAGGACCGGCTGAACGCTCCACAAGGTGGGACGAGAGTTCAAAGAACTCTGTCAAAAGTGAAAGAATTCCTTAGGTAATGCAGCCTGGCTAGCTGACTGGCTATTCACTGGCACAACTGGTTGGTAACGGGCGATGGGGAGCCATTGGGATTCACGCATGTCATTTTGGTTTCATCACAGGTGTCTAATGCAGATGTTTTCCACTTGAATGCAGCACAGTACTTGCCagtttattcactttttttttttctcttcacttttatttgccaagTACAGAGCAGAACTGGAAAACAATAGCATTTGGCTAAATGAAACACTTTTagacagctgatgaaggaagactgtgtgtatgtgtgtgtcaggcaaGGGGCCGGACAGTGTGCCAGCGTGCAGGGTGCGTGCCCCAAGCTTGGCCGAAACCGAAGAAGCACTGGCTCACGCCGTGTGGAGCTGGACTGGCATCTCTAGGTGAAGCATCTGCACAAATTTGTATTAAccaaaaatcaaatgtaatttaGACAAGGTTCAGGCAAGGTTCATCGTGGCTGTATTTCTATAATGGTTTTTATTCTATTCTGCAACACCTGGATTACATGCCAGGTTATGATGATATTCAGTCAATAAAATCAGactaaaaaatacatttatgagGTTTATAAGTATCAGAATGGAAAGGAAGTGGTCAGATCAGTGACTTCACTATGCACTTGGAGTGGTCCTATTCTGGTTCTGTAAGTTCCTTCCTTCCAACACACCTGTGATGCCTATGAAAGTGCTGTCTTCACACTATAACCCTCGCAGAATTGTGTAGGTTGCTTGAGTTTGTGGAAGAATGATTTCTTCAATGGTTGTGAATGCACTTGAGAATCCATATTTTGATGTTGCAGTGACAGCAGCTCTTCGCTACTTGCCGAGGATGTTCTGGGCTCCTACCTGCTGTGTCCACACCCCGAGAAGCCCAACGTCGGGTCTCTTCTTATACGCTTCCCCTCGGGTCTGGTCACTTTGGCTGTTAAAACctgcaaaggaaaatgtttcCTTGAGGTGAGCTAGCATTTCACTttcaacctgtgtgtgtggggctctgtgtgtgtgtgtgtgtgtggctctgtgtgtgtgtgtgtgcgtgtgtgtgtgagtgtgtgtgtgtgtacatgcatgttttcAGCTTGTATCCATGTGGTGGTCCTACTTTCTTGTCCCTTGTTTTGACAGAAGTGCCACATCAAGTTTGAGAGCCTCGCTGCGTTAATTGAGCACTACACAGAGTTCCGAGGGGAGCTGCAGTGCTCACTGAGCTGTGCTCGAGTCAATCACTGCTATGAATGGGATGAGACTATGAACAGGGACCAGAGGTTGCACTTGCCCCAGAGGAGCAAGCAAAACCCCAAAAATCAATGCTGggtttaaatcattttaaatgttttacacaggtgtttttttttttggttttttttttgtcgtcacccccccccccccccttagaCTCTTGACTAAAAGGGGGCCTCTTTCACTTTCCTTTCTGCTTGCACGTTTGACATTTTATCCAGCACCTTTGTTTAAACACTAATGTTCTGTCTTTTGTCCACTGAAAGCACTTGGAGCACAAAGGTGGTTTTGTGGGTTAGTTGTTTCCCCTCAGTAATCAAACcgccttttctttttaaactaaACAATCCCCTGTTGGAGTTTTACTGACTGGCAGTCTAGTtatatttgtgggtttttttgttttttttatgaaggTCTGACATCAGACCTTTTTAAGTAGCATTGTTGCCTATAGATACTGTCATGACATGTTCCTAGTCTGTTCTGCAGAATGAATTCGCACGTCAGGGATTCAAACACTGTCTACACAAGTCTGTGCAAGTTTCTTGGAGGTGTCAAACTGTAAAGAACCACAATATGATCTGCTCTATTCAAATTTGATTTTTACAGCTTGATGTATGAGCTATTTAAACCTTTAGtagcttccttttttttttttactaccaCCTCCAGGGCTTTTATGTGCAAATTACAGAAGCACTTTAACAAATGGAgttctgtatttttctgttcaCCATCACAAGGTAATCtactttttatataaattatttgaaaGCGTACCTTGTCTGGTcctcttttttttggtcttaaGACGGTGTTTTGATTAGTAGTGTTTCGGTTTGTAACCGGTTTAGATGTAGACGTTTACTTTAGTCGAGGTGAAGTTGCACTTTTGGGGGCGCTATACCTGAGAGCGGCGACAAAACGGCCACCCGAGCAAGCCGTGTTTTAGGTTGCCAAGCAACGGAAAAGGCCATGGCCCCTGACGCTGTGGCGATGAGTGAGGTGATGAGTGAGTTTAACCTTTTTATAACATCTTAACCTGGGAATACCTTAATGGAAATGAAGGAGGACGGCTAGTGTAAGGTTCCTGTGGTGTACCTGTTCTTTAGCGAGAAAAATGAAACTAGAACTTAAAGGCTAGCGAGCTCTCATCAACttgaataaatgttataaaccaGCTTCTAGTACTCACCTAGCAGACGCGAACTAACTTATGGACAAAAGGATGATGCCTACAACATTAACACAgcagattatttatttagttagttagttagttagttagttatttaGGTATTTATTTAACGGTTCCGTTTTTCTTAACATAGAAAACGCGACCATCAGAAGTCCTATGCGAGGCAGTTCACTCTCGAGCGTGGTATTTTAATTAGGTTCCCTCCTCGCAGTTAAACATGTGCATTAAACTCTCTGAATGAAATTCTATCAATTTGATGTCATTACAGATAAACCCGAGATGCAATTTACAAGCAGCGTGAACTGAGCGTTTCTGAGCTCCTAAGATGGCTTCTGAGTCAGTGAGGGTGGTTGTGAGGTGCCGGCCTCTAAATGACCGAGAGAAGGCTCTTAACTGTAAGATGGTGGTATCGGTCGATACCAGCCGCTGCCAGTGTTTCATTCAGAAACCAGGAACCACTGAGGAGCCCCcaaaacagtttacatttgATGGGACTTACTTCATCAGTCACCACACTGAGGAGATGTACAACGAGATCGCATATCCCTTGGTTGAGGTATGCCATGTGGTTCTTCGATAGGAAACGGACCCCTTCGGTGACCATGAACCTAATTATTTGActactagcacacacacacacacacacacaccttatctGAAACAGAATACTGCAGCACAGATAGTAATCTGACCTAGAAGAGATAGGATCATGTATTTGCTATAATGTGGGATCAAGATAAAAATGACATGACAGCAATACCCACGTGTTCACAGTGGAGGAACAAGTCCAGCAGGCTGTGATGCCATGGCCCTTATGGAAGTGTAGTGAAAAATGCTTCATTAATTCAACTTTTTTTGGTTACTTCTTTAACAATAGGGGGTAACCGAGGGATACAATGGGACAATCTTTGCTTATGGACAAACCGGCAGTGGCAAGTCATTTACCATGCAGGGTGTGGTGGACCCCCCATCTCAGAAAGGGGTCATACCAAGAGCTTTTGATCACGTTTTCGAGACCATCCAGGTAAGACTCCTCAGACTGATGAGGATGACTGAAGTGCTATCATATCTTCTCTCTAGTTCTTTTTATTGTACTGCTTGTTGGGGGATGCATGAAAGCCACATGACTGCTTGGACGCAGCTCCTAATCCCAGTGCTGGAGACCTCCATGCATGTATACACCTTTCTGAGGTTATGATGGGCCCGGTCATTACCTGAGGAGATGGAGCTGGCATCTCAGAGCTGGAATAAAAATACAGGAGGGATACATGTGTACACAATCGGATTCTGTTACAGTGGGGAGTCTAATCACAATATAGTTTCCGTGCATCAAATGATAATGAGTATAGCACAGATATAGCAGCTTAAGTAATGgtttgtgtgttacagtgtgcaGAAAACGCCAAGTTCCTTGTGCGGGCCTCATACCTTGAAATCTACAGGGAAGAAATCAGGGACCTTCTGGGGAGAGACACCAAACAGAAGCTGGAGGTATGTTGCCAGCTGTTGTTTGAAGAAATTAGTTTCTAGGGGGTTCtaacatgcacgtgtgtgtttatgtatgtggaACAGCTGAAGGAGCACCCAGAGCGGGGCATCTACGTGCGAGACCTCTCTATGCACACTGTGCACAGCGTGGGGGAATGTGAGCGGGTCATGGAGCTGGGCTGGAAGAATCGCTCCGTTGGATACACACTTATGAACAAAGACTCCTCGCGCTCCCATTCTATATTCACTATCTACCTGGAGATCTTCAACACAGGTGTGGAATTGATATCTATCTCCCTCCCTTAAGAAAACGTTTCCCGTTTGCAATGTTTGGATCTTGAAATGTGACTATGATCAACGTTGGTTTGCTTTTGGTCGGACCATCAGTGAGAAATTCATGAACGTTtgtcttcaaaaaacaaaacaaaacagatgcgGATGGCGAAGACCACTTACGAGCCGGTAAGCTCAACCTCGTTGACCTCGCCGGAAGCGAGCGTCAGTCCAAGACTGGTGCCACGGGCGACCGGCTTCAGGAAGCCACCAAGATCAACCTGTCGCTGTCCGCCCTGGGTAACGTCATCTCAGCGCTGGTGGACGGCCGGTCCAGGCACATTCCGTACCGCGACTCGAAGCTGACGCGGCTGCTGCAGGACTCGCTGGGCGGCAACACGCGCACGCTCATGGTGGCCTGCCTCTCTCCCGCCGACAACAACTACGAGGAGAGTCTGAGCACGCTGCGCTACGCCAACCGCGCCAAAAGCATCCGGAACGTCCCGCGCATCAACGAGGACCCGAAGGACGCGCTCCTGCGCGAGTACCGGGAGGAGATCAGACAGCTGCGAGCGCTCATCTCGGGCCAGCTGGGCTCCACCGGCATCAACTGTAAGAGCCACCAAAAAGGAACCTGCTGTTCTTACCCTGCTCACTGTCTCTAAACTTGCTAGCTGACAAATCCTAACTCTACGAGGTAAGGCCTCAGCAAAGTTATTTTTGTGCTATTCAAGATTCAAATAACAGTTTCAAGCAAACTGCTAAGATAGCTAGCAAGACTAATCATGAACGAGATCCGGCGGGGATCTGGCAGCATCGGAGAGGCCGTGGACATAAGTTAGCCGTTTTGAATTAGTGTGGCCTTGTCACCAGGTCCAAGGACTTGAGCTGTTCAAGGTAGCGTGAATGTACGCATTCTTGCCTGCAGCATGGACTAAAAGGTCAAAATTAgcatggagaaaaataaaaaccaccAGCGGACTTTTACACAAACGTTCGTATGTTTACGTTTAAAGGCACCGTAGAACAGTGCGCTCATGCTGTTAATGACATGGGTTACATTGGCTAATTAGCATGTTTGGtggaattaaatattttttcttcatgtttattCTAAAGGAGGGCAAGTACAAGACAAATGCTTCTTTTATGCACCGTCAGCTCTTATAGCAGGTCACCAGCCCGAGGGGACTCCAGCTAACGGGCCCAGGCCTCAGAGCAACACCGCGGATGTCGACGCTGAGAAGGAGAAGATTAAACGGGTGGGTGGGAGAATGAAACGTAGAAGACGCTCTCACTACTAGCTAAACAATGTCTACTTATCACTCTCCATTATACTCTATCATTATATATCCTCAGAGCAGGAGTAGCTCAGGTTTGGACTAAACTCCTCTCACAGCACCAGGCTCTGGCAGACGTTGGCGGTTTGTCcatttttgtctctgtgcaggAGTATGAGGAGAAGCTGGCTAGGGTGCAGGTGGAGTTCAGTGCAGAGCAGGAGTCCCGAGCTAAGCTTCAGGAGGACATTGCAGCCTTGAGGGCATCCTACGAGACCAAGCTGTCCAGTCTGGAGAGGCCCCGTGCCAGCCGGGCAGACAAGACTGGTAGCGTTACATAGTGGCACATGCTGCTACAGCACAGTCCTTTTGAACGACCAGTGATGAGGTTCTCCGTGTGTGATGTTCAGTGCCACTGACCTGTGTTTATAGTAGAGCAGTTCTGTGGGGCCTCAGCAGAGCCTGCAGACATCACACAGGACATGTTCAAGGTAGGAAGAAACATTTTCTCACTTCTTAGCCGGACATGTTTAAAGACTCGTCTGTAAACAGATGAGGGATTTTAGGGAAAGGCGTCACCACTCTGTTAAACGCGCACAACATTTCTCACAGGAGAGTGAAGGGTCTCTGGACGACAGCATCGCCGGAGGACATGGGAAGGAGCGTTCTGTGTCCGACACTGTAGTTGTTGCTACTCCAGCTCCAGTCGACCAGACACATGTTTTGGAGAGGTGAGGCAGCTCATACAGGAGCACAGGGTCATCTCTCAGAGAAACAACCTGTGATGAAATAGTGTCAATCTGTCTCAATATTGCCCAACACAGACTTAAATAAGATAGATccatgctaaaaaaaaaaaaaaaaagtatacctttttgtaaaaatgacaaatctaGTTTcgaaattaaaaaataatcttGCCCTCggcaattgctcaaattgttgTCCGTTATGGTGATGATAGCGAAGGCAGCTGAGTGGTGGTGATGATCAGGAATGTTTGATTGCTCCCGCAGACTCcagcagctggagcaggagtTCGTGGGTGGTGAGCAGGCTCGGAATGAGGAGTTGAGGAAGCGTCGCAGGCAGAGGAAGACTCTGGCCAGCCAGAGGAAGAAGCAGCTCGTTGAGGCCCTGAGCCATGCGAGTGACGACGGCGAGAGTGTGCTGCTCAACGTCTACGATTCCATCCAGGAGGAGGTCCACGCTAAGAGCAGACTTCTGGAGAGCACGCAGGGAAAGGTGGCCTTTCGGCACTGGATCGTGTGCgtggcttgtgtgtgcacgcatgtgtgcctgtgttcagTCAATCTTGAGGCACTACCCAGAAATCCTTGCTTTGCtaacaatgaataaaaacaaattgaGTAGCATGATTAGCATGATCTTATTCACATAATAGTATCTTAGTTTTGTTTAGTGATCATTTAAACTTTGTAAACAGTGGAGATACCCATTCTGTCCTTATTACGTCTGACCTCAGCTTGGCTAGCCAAAACCTTTATAA
The Electrophorus electricus isolate fEleEle1 chromosome 20, fEleEle1.pri, whole genome shotgun sequence genome window above contains:
- the kif17 gene encoding kinesin-like protein KIF17 isoform X4, with amino-acid sequence MASESVRVVVRCRPLNDREKALNCKMVVSVDTSRCQCFIQKPGTTEEPPKQFTFDGTYFISHHTEEMYNEIAYPLVEGVTEGYNGTIFAYGQTGSGKSFTMQGVVDPPSQKGVIPRAFDHVFETIQCAENAKFLVRASYLEIYREEIRDLLGRDTKQKLELKEHPERGIYVRDLSMHTVHSVGECERVMELGWKNRSVGYTLMNKDSSRSHSIFTIYLEIFNTDADGEDHLRAGKLNLVDLAGSERQSKTGATGDRLQEATKINLSLSALGNVISALVDGRSRHIPYRDSKLTRLLQDSLGGNTRTLMVACLSPADNNYEESLSTLRYANRAKSIRNVPRINEDPKDALLREYREEIRQLRALISGQLGSTGINSGHQPEGTPANGPRPQSNTADVDAEKEKIKREYEEKLARVQVEFSAEQESRAKLQEDIAALRASYETKLSSLERPRASRADKTVEQFCGASAEPADITQDMFKESEGSLDDSIAGGHGKERSVSDTVVVATPAPVDQTHVLERLQQLEQEFVGGEQARNEELRKRRRQRKTLASQRKKQLVEALSHASDDGESVLLNVYDSIQEEVHAKSRLLESTQGKLKAARLEIRDLQAEFEAERDDYLVTIRRLEQDTQLLQGIVERMAPLMRRDCNYSNPDRVRKEAVWDEEGGVWRLPAVLVQKTALPAAVPPAAVNSTSRPTARTNSASDSSELFTEEEEEDRYKEMLDRSDSENIASNYFRVKRPIQLLAGESKKSLAGTAPPRRTSGSASSGTEALLPRPFRLESLGILPITVKARRKRSKAHVPCDGT
- the kif17 gene encoding kinesin-like protein KIF17 isoform X5; the encoded protein is MASESVRVVVRCRPLNDREKALNCKMVVSVDTSRCQCFIQKPGTTEEPPKQFTFDGTYFISHHTEEMYNEIAYPLVEGVTEGYNGTIFAYGQTGSGKSFTMQGVVDPPSQKGVIPRAFDHVFETIQCAENAKFLVRASYLEIYREEIRDLLGRDTKQKLELKEHPERGIYVRDLSMHTVHSVGECERVMELGWKNRSVGYTLMNKDSSRSHSIFTIYLEIFNTDADGEDHLRAGKLNLVDLAGSERQSKTGATGDRLQEATKINLSLSALGNVISALVDGRSRHIPYRDSKLTRLLQDSLGGNTRTLMVACLSPADNNYEESLSTLRYANRAKSIRNVPRINEDPKDALLREYREEIRQLRALISGQLGSTGINCHQPEGTPANGPRPQSNTADVDAEKEKIKREYEEKLARVQVEFSAEQESRAKLQEDIAALRASYETKLSSLERPRASRADKTVEQFCGASAEPADITQDMFKESEGSLDDSIAGGHGKERSVSDTVVVATPAPVDQTHVLERLQQLEQEFVGGEQARNEELRKRRRQRKTLASQRKKQLVEALSHASDDGESVLLNVYDSIQEEVHAKSRLLESTQGKLKAARLEIRDLQAEFEAERDDYLVTIRRLEQDTQLLQGIVERMAPLMRRDCNYSNPDRVRKEAVWDEEGGVWRLPAVLVQKTALPAAVPPAAVNSTSRPTARTNSASDSSELFTEEEEEDRYKEMLDRSDSENIASNYFRVKRPIQLLAGESKKSLAGTAPPRRTSGSASSGTEALLPRPFRLESLGILPITVKARRKRSKAHVPCDGT
- the kif17 gene encoding kinesin-like protein KIF17 isoform X6 codes for the protein MASESVRVVVRCRPLNDREKALNCKMVVSVDTSRCQCFIQKPGTTEEPPKQFTFDGTYFISHHTEEMYNEIAYPLVECAENAKFLVRASYLEIYREEIRDLLGRDTKQKLELKEHPERGIYVRDLSMHTVHSVGECERVMELGWKNRSVGYTLMNKDSSRSHSIFTIYLEIFNTDADGEDHLRAGKLNLVDLAGSERQSKTGATGDRLQEATKINLSLSALGNVISALVDGRSRHIPYRDSKLTRLLQDSLGGNTRTLMVACLSPADNNYEESLSTLRYANRAKSIRNVPRINEDPKDALLREYREEIRQLRALISGQLGSTGINSLIAGHQPEGTPANGPRPQSNTADVDAEKEKIKREYEEKLARVQVEFSAEQESRAKLQEDIAALRASYETKLSSLERPRASRADKTVEQFCGASAEPADITQDMFKESEGSLDDSIAGGHGKERSVSDTVVVATPAPVDQTHVLERLQQLEQEFVGGEQARNEELRKRRRQRKTLASQRKKQLVEALSHASDDGESVLLNVYDSIQEEVHAKSRLLESTQGKLKAARLEIRDLQAEFEAERDDYLVTIRRLEQDTQLLQGIVERMAPLMRRDCNYSNPDRVRKEAVWDEEGGVWRLPAVLVQKTALPAAVPPAAVNSTSRPTARTNSASDSSELFTEEEEEDRYKEMLDRSDSENIASNYFRVKRPIQLLAGESKKSLAGTAPPRRTSGSASSGTEALLPRPFRLESLGILPITVKARRKRSKAHVPCDGT